From one Amycolatopsis sp. FDAARGOS 1241 genomic stretch:
- a CDS encoding putative hydro-lyase: protein MNPAEAREAFRGGLRVPTAGWAPGYAQANMIIVPREYAYDALLFGQRNPKPCPIIGVTDTGSPHTDLAAGADLRTDVGAYRVWRDGELVDEPDDVTKYWNDDLVTFLIGCSFTFETPMLAAGIEIRHITEGRNVSMYKTNRPCAPAGRFSGPMVVSMRPIAADRVADAVRISGQFPSVHGAPVHIGAPEALGIDDLSKPDFGDPVDIREGEVPVFWACGVTPQAAIMTSKPPFAITHAPGYMFITDVPDYTLAV, encoded by the coding sequence GTGAACCCGGCCGAAGCGCGCGAAGCGTTCCGCGGCGGCCTTCGCGTGCCGACCGCCGGCTGGGCGCCCGGCTACGCCCAGGCCAACATGATCATCGTGCCGCGCGAGTACGCCTACGACGCGCTGCTGTTCGGCCAGCGCAACCCCAAGCCGTGCCCCATCATCGGCGTCACCGACACCGGCAGCCCCCACACGGACCTCGCGGCCGGCGCCGACCTGCGCACCGACGTCGGCGCCTACCGCGTCTGGCGCGACGGAGAACTGGTCGACGAACCCGACGACGTCACGAAGTACTGGAACGACGACCTCGTCACCTTCCTCATCGGGTGCAGCTTCACGTTCGAGACGCCGATGCTCGCCGCGGGCATCGAGATCCGGCACATCACCGAGGGCCGCAACGTCTCGATGTACAAGACCAACCGTCCGTGCGCGCCGGCGGGCCGCTTCAGCGGGCCCATGGTCGTCTCGATGCGCCCGATCGCCGCCGACCGCGTCGCCGACGCCGTGCGGATCTCCGGCCAGTTCCCGTCCGTGCACGGCGCGCCCGTCCACATCGGAGCGCCGGAAGCCCTCGGCATCGACGACCTGTCCAAGCCGGACTTCGGCGACCCGGTCGACATCCGCGAGGGCGAGGTGCCGGTGTTCTGGGCGTGCGGCGTCACGCCGCAGGCCGCGATCATGACGTCGAAGCCGCCCTTCGCGATCACGCACGCCCCGGGGTACATGTTCATCACCGACGTGCCGGACTACACCCTCGCGGTGTGA